One Brassica napus cultivar Da-Ae chromosome C4, Da-Ae, whole genome shotgun sequence genomic region harbors:
- the LOC106420832 gene encoding uncharacterized protein LOC106420832 has product MAGSFSFPLRITKNHHLENLYKMHGIDRAIELGLASTFETPDKSTAGLISFFKDCGLTFPIPEPVLSRHLALEYDATPSARPSSSGRLDRRMSRTSSFQISRLTQGSGTVENSPLVPIPDSEEKGISAAKNSHVSLSSGSQDDFVAPRRKRHRSTKAVTSKPSQVEVGTRGLNRWKFAHEGDGPLSITRDYLVRLVRCTRPQGFRPLSLAVSEEKKVYAKLATANSKVMEALQRR; this is encoded by the exons ATGGCCGGGTCATTTTCTTTCCCTCTCCGGATTACTAAGAATCATCATCTCGAGAATTTGTACAAGATGCATGGCATTGACCGTGCCATTGAACTTGGTCTTGCTTCCACTTTTGAGACTCCCGATAAAAGTACTGCAGGCCTTATCTCTTTCTTTAAAGATTGTGGCCTTACTTTCCCGATCCCGGAGCCCGTTCTAAGTCGTCATCTGGCTTTGGAATATGATGCGACTCCTTCTGCGCGCCCATCATCTTCGGGCAGGCTGGATAGACGGATGTCGAGGACGTCGTCGTTTCAAATTTCCCGGTTGACTCAAGGGAGTGGCACTGTGGAGAACTCTCCTTTGGTCCCGATTCCGGATTCCGAGGAAAAAGGGATTTCTGCTGCGAAGAACTCTCATGTTTCTTTGAGCTCCGGCTCACAGGATGACTTCGTCGCTCCCAGACGTAAGCGACACCGATCAACCAAGGCAGTTACATCGAAGCCATCTCAGGTCGAGGTCGGGACCCGTGGATTGAACAGATGGAAGTTTGCTCATGAGGGCGATGGTCCTCTGTCCATAACCCGAGATTATCTTGTTCGCCTTGTTCGTTGCACAAGACCTCAGGGTTTCCGCCCTCTGTCTCTTGCTGTCTCTGAGGAGAAAAAGGTTTATGCCAAATTGGCTACCGCGAATTCTAAG GTCATGGAGGCTTTGCAACGTAGGTGA
- the LOC125585196 gene encoding caffeic acid 3-O-methyltransferase-like: protein MANQLQDPLTTSPNLIKEAVTLQADSLVTTMALPMVLKAALELGVIETMTAVDEGVWLSSYEIALRLPTKPTNPEAPVLLDRMLTLLANHSILKHRMVDTGENGETKTIYAAGPICMFFSNRGECSGSLAPLFMINLSEVYLKTWMHLKDVILEGKDAFTSAHGKSFFEYICSNEQFAEMFNGAISEASRLTMNKVLEVYRGFEDVKILVDVGGGNGTAISLVISKYRHIKGINLDLACVIDDAPLYPGVEHVSGDMFTEIPKGDAMFLKWIPHCWNDEDCVKILKNCTRSLSETGKVIIVDVLKPTQPNIKDLYSTNAFAKDMVMLTFLSGGRERSLHEFQTLAFASGFRRFQIACCVDSYCIIELRK, encoded by the exons atggcAAACCAACTTCAAGATCCCTTAACCACTTCCCCTAATCTCATAAAAGAAGCGGTGACCCTGCAAGCAGATAGCCTCGTGACCACAATGGCCTTACCCATGGTTCTTAAAGCGGCCTTGGAGCTTGGCGTCATCGAAACGATGACAGCCGTAGATGAAGGCGTGTGGCTCTCGTCTTATGAGATTGCGCTTCGTCTCCCAACCAAACCAACCAATCCGGAGGCACCGGTTTTGTTGGACCGGATGCTAACTTTACTAGCCAATCACTCGATCTTGAAGCACCGTATGGTTGATACAGGAGAAAACGGAGAGACCAAGACGATATATGCAGCTGGACCGATTTGCATGTTTTTCTCGAACCGTGGAGAATGCTCGGGTTCTCTTGCGCCTCTCTTCATGATAAACCTAAGCGAAGTTTATTTGAAGACATG gATGCATCTCAAAGACGTGATATTAGAAGGAAAGGATGCATTCACCTCTGCTCATGGCAAGAGTTTTTTCGAATACATTTGTTCGAACGAACAATTCGCTGAGATGTTTAACGGGGCTATCTCAGAAGCTTCAAGGTTGACCATGAATAAGGTTTTAGAAGTTTACCGAGGATTTGAAGATGTAAAAATTTTGGTGGATGTGGGAGGAGGAAATGGAACTGCTATAAGTCTAGTGATTTCCAAATATCGTCATATTAAGGGCATCAATCTCGATCTAGCCTGTGTTATAGACGATGCTCCTCTTTATCCAG GAGTGGAGCATGTTTCAGGAGACATGTTTACAGAAATTCCAAAAGGAGATGCTATGTTTTTGAAA TGGATACCACATTGTTGGAATGACGAAGACTGTGTAAAGATACTAAAAAATTGTACGAGAAGTCTCTCCGAAACAGGAAAAGTGATAATAGTCGACGTGCTTAAACCGACACAACCAAATATCAAAGATTTGTATTCGACCAATGCTTTCGCCAAGGACATGGTGATGCTTACGTTTTTATCGGGTGGCAGGGAGAGGTCTCTTCACGAGTTCCAGACTCTGGCCTTTGCTTCCGGGTTTCGTCGTTTTCAAATCGCTTGTTGTGTCGATTCGTATTGTATTATCGAACTCCGCAAATAA
- the LOC125585197 gene encoding uncharacterized protein LOC125585197, whose amino-acid sequence MNLLEKDSVHRFVKKVLEASRLNWTNIMARCNEETSLLNEFSHGDHNKDLIHETLRRFDWGLLCCDTPRTLDQIIETDVVKPSYLWSGFGGEAEGGSSQAQIASEKVKKARNA is encoded by the exons ATGAATCTTCTAGAGAAGGACTCAGTTCACAGGTTTGTGAAGAAAGTTCTTGAAGCTTCAAGACTGAACTGGACTAATATCATGGCAAGATGCAACGAAGAAACATCACTACTTAACGAATTCTCACACGGCGATCACAACAAGG ACCTGATTCACGAGACGCTGAGACGTTTCGACTGGGGTTTACTCTGCTGTGACACTCCAAGAACGTTGGATCAGATCATTGAGACTGATGTGGTAAAGCCATCATATCTTTGGTCGGGTTTTGGTGGTGAAGCTGAAGGTGGAAGTAGCCAGGCGCAGATAGCATCGGAGAAGGTGAAGAAAGCACGCAATGCATAG